A part of Tardiphaga sp. vice304 genomic DNA contains:
- the rpoH gene encoding RNA polymerase sigma factor RpoH: MARTATLPVLNGESGLSRYLSEIRKFPMLEPQQEYMYAKSWREHDDRDAAHHLVTSHLRLVAKIAMGYRGYGLPISEVVSEGNVGLMQAVKRFEPEKGFRLATYAMWWIKASIQEYILRSWSLVKMGTTANQKKLFFNLRKAKSKISALDEGDMRPDQVKIIAKRLGVTEQDVVDMNRRLGGDASLNAPIRDDGEAGEWQDWLVDHAPTQEAVLAEHEELDHRRQALNGAIGVLNPREKRIFEARRLADDPMTLEDLATEFGVSRERVRQIEVRAFEKVQTAVKGTIARQEQAAMEAAY, from the coding sequence ATGGCCCGTACAGCTACACTGCCGGTTCTCAACGGAGAATCCGGACTGTCCCGCTACCTGTCGGAAATCCGCAAATTTCCGATGCTGGAACCCCAGCAGGAATATATGTACGCCAAGTCCTGGCGCGAGCATGACGACCGCGACGCGGCGCATCATCTCGTGACCAGCCATTTGCGGCTCGTCGCCAAGATCGCGATGGGCTATCGCGGCTACGGCCTGCCGATCTCCGAGGTCGTCTCGGAAGGCAACGTCGGCCTGATGCAGGCGGTGAAGCGGTTCGAGCCCGAGAAGGGCTTCCGCCTCGCCACCTACGCCATGTGGTGGATCAAGGCATCGATTCAAGAGTACATCCTGCGCTCGTGGTCGCTCGTGAAGATGGGCACCACCGCGAACCAGAAAAAACTGTTCTTCAATTTGCGCAAGGCGAAGAGCAAGATCTCGGCGCTGGACGAGGGCGATATGCGCCCGGATCAGGTCAAGATCATTGCCAAGCGCCTCGGCGTCACCGAGCAGGACGTGGTCGACATGAACCGCCGCCTCGGCGGCGATGCGTCGCTCAACGCCCCGATCCGGGACGATGGCGAGGCCGGCGAATGGCAGGACTGGCTGGTCGACCATGCGCCGACGCAGGAAGCGGTGCTGGCCGAGCATGAGGAACTGGATCACCGCCGTCAGGCGCTGAACGGCGCGATCGGCGTGCTCAACCCGCGCGAGAAGCGTATCTTCGAGGCGCGTCGCCTGGCAGACGACCCGATGACGCTGGAGGATCTCGCCACGGAGTTCGGCGTCTCCCGCGAGCGCGTCCGCCAGATCGAGGTGCGTGCCTTCGAGAAGGTGCAGACCGCGGTCAAGGGCACCATCGCCCGCCAGGAGCAGGCGGCGATGGAAGCTGCCTACTGA
- a CDS encoding GGDEF domain-containing protein: MNDLVAGNLMVLDRFDEMDLEYSANVADRALRTMSQQSVPATPDNFSVWFAYTLGTPPMLRKTIDVMLSNRQKFDASIDRELFNTFIGTPTGSPDVGSAAEQLNGAVSGARNFLQAAIADNKTQIADLSKASVECKSATDPRPIILRLVGELAKATSRATALEANFASTSEQLEKVRVSLHEAEERSNTDSLTGLANRRSLENFFRSALIGAMETGGALSVFMIDIDHFKKFNDSHGHQIGDQVLKLVSNVLQSSVRESDLAARYGGEELITVLPGVNLYAAKELAERIRKRISDARLKKRVSGAEIGNVTVSIGVAQYRLGESSEEMVVRCDKGLYQAKRMGRNQTVSEDEIIEHDVA, from the coding sequence ATGAATGATTTAGTAGCGGGAAATCTTATGGTTTTGGATCGTTTTGATGAGATGGACCTAGAATATTCGGCCAATGTCGCCGACCGGGCACTTCGAACCATGTCACAACAGTCAGTGCCAGCAACGCCTGACAACTTCAGCGTTTGGTTCGCATATACTTTGGGTACGCCGCCAATGCTCCGTAAGACTATCGATGTCATGCTGAGCAACAGGCAAAAGTTTGATGCATCGATAGATAGAGAACTTTTCAATACCTTCATCGGGACGCCAACCGGCTCCCCCGATGTAGGCAGCGCAGCGGAACAGTTGAATGGCGCCGTAAGTGGTGCGAGAAATTTTCTGCAAGCAGCTATTGCGGACAACAAAACTCAAATCGCGGACCTAAGTAAAGCATCTGTCGAATGTAAGTCTGCTACGGACCCTCGCCCTATCATTCTTAGATTAGTCGGCGAGCTGGCAAAAGCTACTTCACGCGCAACTGCGTTGGAAGCAAATTTTGCATCGACATCTGAACAATTGGAGAAGGTTCGCGTCTCATTGCACGAGGCGGAGGAGCGGTCGAATACCGATTCTTTAACCGGCTTGGCAAATCGTCGGTCGTTAGAAAACTTCTTTCGCTCGGCCCTGATAGGGGCAATGGAGACAGGAGGTGCGCTTAGTGTGTTCATGATTGATATCGACCATTTTAAAAAATTCAATGATAGTCACGGTCATCAAATTGGCGATCAGGTTCTCAAGCTCGTCTCGAATGTTCTGCAAAGCAGTGTTAGAGAGTCGGATTTGGCAGCACGCTACGGCGGCGAGGAACTAATCACGGTCTTACCGGGGGTCAATCTATACGCCGCGAAAGAACTAGCTGAACGCATCCGCAAACGAATATCTGATGCTCGATTGAAAAAGCGCGTATCTGGGGCCGAAATTGGCAATGTAACTGTTTCCATTGGCGTTGCTCAATATCGCTTAGGGGAATCTTCTGAAGAAATGGTCGTGCGCTGCGACAAAGGCCTGTATCAGGCAAAGCGGATGGGGCGCAATCAAACTGTTTCAGAAGATGAAATCATCGAGCACGACGTTGCCTGA
- a CDS encoding HWE histidine kinase domain-containing protein: MWDLSAREFANNLPALCWIAQPDGYIAWYNKRWYEFTGATVEEMEGWGWQSVHKPEELPGVLERWRGSISSGEPFEMVFPLRKFDGTFTPFLTRVNPARNESGEITAWYGVNTEITEQVQAEDALALLANELSHRIKNIFAVVSGLISFSARSVPACREFSFELSKRIAALGKAHDFIRPHNASSSKLIATSMFDLIHQLLAPYQRDERILITGKDLQVNERATMSLALLFHELATNSTKYGSLSTAEGLVEISTEVTETALKINWEEKRGPPVATPMSLGFGSNLTRISIEAQLSGRITYDWKPKGLIVCASIPLEAVLP; this comes from the coding sequence ATGTGGGACTTATCAGCGCGTGAATTTGCGAACAACTTGCCCGCGCTTTGTTGGATCGCCCAACCCGATGGCTACATCGCTTGGTACAACAAGAGATGGTACGAATTTACTGGCGCAACCGTTGAAGAAATGGAAGGCTGGGGCTGGCAGTCTGTCCATAAGCCTGAAGAACTTCCTGGGGTACTTGAGCGGTGGCGCGGCTCGATATCCTCTGGAGAACCGTTTGAAATGGTTTTCCCGCTGCGGAAATTCGACGGCACCTTTACTCCATTTCTGACGCGGGTAAATCCTGCGAGAAATGAAAGCGGTGAGATCACTGCTTGGTATGGGGTCAACACCGAAATAACCGAGCAAGTGCAGGCGGAAGATGCACTCGCTCTGCTAGCAAACGAGCTGAGCCACCGCATCAAAAACATATTTGCCGTCGTTTCGGGTTTGATATCGTTCTCAGCACGATCCGTCCCCGCCTGCCGAGAGTTTTCATTTGAGTTATCAAAACGAATTGCTGCATTGGGCAAAGCACACGATTTTATTCGCCCGCACAATGCTTCATCATCCAAGCTCATCGCCACTTCAATGTTCGACCTCATTCATCAGTTACTTGCCCCCTATCAACGAGACGAGCGAATTCTCATTACCGGAAAAGACTTGCAGGTGAACGAGCGAGCGACAATGTCTCTTGCTCTGCTTTTCCATGAGCTTGCTACCAACTCCACAAAATACGGATCGCTATCGACTGCGGAAGGCCTAGTCGAGATTTCTACAGAGGTAACCGAGACCGCGTTGAAAATTAATTGGGAAGAGAAGCGCGGTCCTCCGGTCGCAACTCCAATGAGTTTAGGTTTCGGCTCAAATCTAACGCGAATTAGCATCGAGGCGCAGCTCAGTGGGAGAATTACCTATGACTGGAAACCGAAAGGATTGATCGTCTGTGCATCCATACCCTTGGAGGCCGTGCTACCATAG
- a CDS encoding cold-shock protein, which translates to MATGELSWFDADRGFGFITPEGGGKDVFLHIRDVISAGIFFLREGDPINYELSTDGRSGKACATNISLPAPQL; encoded by the coding sequence ATGGCTACCGGCGAGCTTAGTTGGTTCGATGCCGACAGGGGGTTCGGATTTATCACGCCGGAGGGTGGCGGAAAAGACGTCTTCCTGCATATCCGCGACGTCATAAGCGCAGGCATCTTCTTCCTGCGCGAAGGCGATCCCATAAACTACGAACTGTCTACCGACGGCCGATCAGGCAAGGCCTGCGCCACGAACATCTCACTTCCCGCACCCCAGCTTTAA
- a CDS encoding phage tail tape measure protein has protein sequence MTNPTVTASIIVDDQASPALKQLAAMAKMIAAETSAALARSGNVDPFKTANRSAKEQLSTLANIKKMHHDIAGIAGGYLSGKVAHQVKDKVLDYGKYDKEVRLQQAASTDHNRSDGRYNAQDMDMLDKQRVEAAKTRGVPVEQTLHAQNEFVKRQFSAEMTEAATQYAITVGKALDIPLEKAATLIESMVFTQGEEEAPHNVAEAHKKFKEAADRATVMMKKGALSADDIEANTKYSGAMASVAHVSPQTNSAIAMTLMRAKISGDESGTFQRQLYARLLSPTLEGRRALEAASINYDDYSNHQSITPDAVSNTMKGKFGKALSAAAKKALQDKIDADVSKVLESGSNFSQAVVETVEASDGKLSKTDAKHVTSAAQSQYKLGQTNLQGDALLAKMLEKMSPEQLLAYLGVKQGAKFDMLKGALDTYKKNREELDNGTGLAGKIAAERQQGLGAALDRLASSADSAEKNLVKLAATPIEGVVGAVTKIVNAFDALPDNVKMGAVTGGVFGLGAAALGSVASVISLGASAAGAAASLNLLATRGIPGIASSAVTTTAATAAAGPVAAAATAGSKIAGAVGALAKGLVVGAVVAAAVPIIYEATSDKTQGVDRDHSKSNTARAAIKADAEDRMKRAIEEADQQAKEAAERGNANVEQATRRGGNGALRKQLREKWDNRDTVDGTAAPAASVPVTVTGEMTGQANITANISLTPSPMFMAKIDGLEAAVLHLKGQAGSGKTGFNMGGSNGAQPVSTGNPSGGHH, from the coding sequence ATGACAAACCCGACCGTCACAGCCAGCATCATCGTCGATGATCAGGCTTCACCGGCATTAAAGCAACTCGCTGCGATGGCGAAGATGATCGCCGCAGAAACCAGCGCCGCTCTTGCAAGGAGCGGCAACGTCGATCCGTTCAAGACGGCGAACCGATCAGCGAAAGAGCAGCTTAGTACGCTTGCCAATATCAAGAAGATGCACCACGACATTGCGGGCATCGCTGGCGGCTATCTGTCTGGGAAGGTCGCGCACCAAGTAAAAGACAAGGTGCTCGACTACGGCAAATACGACAAGGAAGTGCGGCTTCAACAGGCAGCCTCGACGGACCACAATCGATCCGATGGGCGTTACAATGCCCAAGACATGGACATGCTGGATAAGCAGCGGGTCGAGGCAGCCAAGACGCGGGGTGTTCCCGTCGAGCAGACGCTGCACGCGCAGAATGAGTTCGTTAAGCGGCAGTTCAGCGCGGAGATGACCGAGGCCGCAACTCAATACGCGATCACGGTCGGCAAGGCGCTCGACATTCCGCTCGAGAAGGCTGCGACGCTGATCGAGTCGATGGTCTTCACTCAAGGCGAAGAGGAAGCACCGCACAACGTCGCGGAGGCGCACAAGAAGTTCAAAGAGGCCGCCGACCGGGCGACGGTGATGATGAAGAAAGGCGCACTGTCCGCAGACGATATCGAAGCGAATACCAAGTATTCTGGAGCGATGGCGTCCGTTGCGCATGTATCGCCGCAGACCAACTCTGCTATCGCGATGACGTTGATGCGAGCGAAGATCAGCGGCGATGAGTCCGGAACGTTCCAGCGTCAGCTCTATGCTCGGCTGCTGTCTCCGACATTGGAAGGCAGGCGCGCTCTCGAAGCTGCGAGCATCAACTACGACGACTATTCTAACCATCAGTCGATTACCCCTGATGCTGTCAGCAATACGATGAAGGGCAAGTTTGGCAAGGCTCTAAGTGCGGCTGCAAAGAAAGCGTTACAGGATAAGATCGACGCGGACGTCAGCAAGGTTCTGGAGAGCGGCAGCAACTTCTCGCAGGCTGTAGTCGAAACGGTCGAAGCCTCCGACGGGAAGCTGTCCAAAACCGACGCCAAGCATGTGACGTCGGCGGCGCAATCTCAGTACAAGCTCGGGCAGACCAATCTGCAGGGCGATGCGCTGTTAGCGAAGATGCTGGAGAAGATGTCGCCGGAGCAACTGCTAGCCTATCTGGGCGTAAAGCAGGGTGCGAAGTTCGACATGCTCAAGGGTGCGCTGGACACCTATAAGAAGAACCGCGAAGAGCTGGACAACGGCACCGGACTTGCGGGTAAGATCGCGGCCGAACGTCAGCAGGGCCTTGGGGCCGCGCTGGACAGGCTAGCATCGTCAGCGGACAGCGCAGAGAAGAACCTTGTCAAGCTGGCAGCGACACCGATTGAAGGTGTCGTCGGGGCTGTCACTAAGATCGTGAATGCATTCGACGCTCTACCGGACAACGTGAAGATGGGAGCGGTGACGGGTGGCGTGTTTGGGCTTGGCGCTGCTGCGCTCGGTTCCGTCGCGAGCGTCATATCGTTGGGGGCGTCTGCAGCTGGTGCGGCTGCATCGCTGAACCTGCTCGCGACAAGAGGCATTCCGGGTATTGCTTCCAGCGCTGTCACAACTACTGCTGCCACTGCTGCCGCCGGCCCTGTCGCTGCGGCTGCAACGGCTGGCAGCAAGATTGCAGGAGCAGTCGGTGCGCTCGCAAAGGGCCTTGTCGTCGGAGCTGTCGTGGCTGCTGCTGTGCCAATCATTTATGAAGCGACCAGCGATAAGACGCAAGGCGTAGACCGTGACCATAGCAAATCGAACACCGCTCGGGCTGCTATCAAGGCGGATGCCGAAGATCGGATGAAACGCGCAATCGAAGAGGCGGACCAGCAAGCCAAGGAAGCCGCAGAACGCGGTAACGCTAATGTCGAGCAGGCCACGCGTCGCGGCGGCAATGGCGCTCTGCGCAAGCAACTCCGAGAAAAGTGGGATAACCGGGACACGGTTGATGGAACAGCGGCCCCCGCTGCCAGCGTGCCGGTGACTGTTACAGGCGAGATGACGGGGCAGGCGAATATCACTGCGAACATCTCGCTTACGCCGTCGCCGATGTTCATGGCAAAGATCGATGGTCTAGAGGCCGCAGTGCTGCACTTGAAGGGACAGGCCGGCAGCGGCAAGACCGGCTTCAACATGGGCGGCAGCAATGGTGCTCAACCCGTATCAACTGGCAACCCTTCAGGCGGGCACCACTAA
- a CDS encoding RluA family pseudouridine synthase — protein sequence MQNSSDQGIPATNDVTLDVTVQGDEGSVRLDRVLAVRSPALSRSRLKALILAGQVRIGADAVRDPAYHVTAGDTITIDVPPAVAAEPEGEDIALDIVFEDEDIIVINKPKGLVVHPAAGHETGTLVNALIAHCGAILSGIGGVKRPGIVHRLDKDTTGLMVVAKNDHAHQSLSAQFADHGRTNEMRRGYMAFAWGVPNRQRGTVEAPIDRHPYAREKMAVRDTGREAVTHWEVQQTFDDRHGRPVASLLACQLETGRTHQIRVHLAHIQHPLMGDSVYGPHFKTKSNALGPVSQKALAELDRQALHAYLLALEHPRSGEILEWISDLPPDLARLRDALAVTE from the coding sequence ATGCAAAACTCTTCTGATCAGGGCATACCCGCCACCAACGATGTCACGCTGGACGTCACGGTGCAGGGCGATGAGGGCTCGGTGCGGCTCGACCGCGTGCTGGCGGTGCGCAGTCCCGCGCTGTCGCGCTCGCGGCTGAAGGCGCTGATTCTGGCCGGGCAGGTCAGGATCGGCGCCGATGCCGTTCGCGACCCCGCTTATCATGTCACTGCGGGCGATACGATCACAATCGACGTGCCGCCGGCGGTCGCCGCCGAGCCGGAAGGCGAGGACATCGCGCTCGATATCGTGTTCGAGGACGAGGACATCATCGTCATCAACAAGCCGAAGGGGCTGGTGGTGCATCCCGCCGCCGGCCACGAGACCGGCACGCTGGTCAACGCGCTGATCGCCCATTGCGGCGCGATCCTGTCGGGGATCGGCGGCGTCAAGCGGCCGGGCATCGTGCACCGGCTCGACAAGGATACCACCGGCCTGATGGTGGTTGCCAAGAACGACCACGCGCACCAGTCGCTGTCCGCGCAGTTCGCCGACCACGGCCGCACCAACGAGATGCGGCGGGGCTACATGGCGTTTGCCTGGGGCGTGCCGAACCGGCAGCGCGGCACCGTGGAGGCGCCGATCGACCGCCATCCCTATGCCCGCGAGAAAATGGCGGTGCGCGATACCGGCCGCGAGGCGGTGACGCATTGGGAAGTGCAGCAGACCTTCGACGATCGCCACGGCCGGCCGGTCGCCAGCCTTCTGGCGTGCCAGCTCGAGACCGGCCGTACCCACCAGATTCGCGTCCATCTGGCGCATATCCAGCATCCGCTGATGGGCGATTCAGTGTATGGTCCGCATTTCAAGACCAAGAGCAATGCGCTGGGTCCCGTCAGCCAGAAGGCGCTGGCCGAACTCGATCGCCAGGCGCTGCACGCCTATCTGCTGGCCCTCGAACACCCGCGCAGTGGCGAGATTCTCGAATGGATTTCCGACCTGCCGCCCGACCTCGCCCGCCTGCGCGATGCCCTGGCGGTGACGGAATGA
- the gpW gene encoding gpW family head-tail joining protein: MTNPCNPVATPPPNIDNPCAYLGQLRAALYTLMAGQARAEIRFGDQTLRYHQTNVAELRLEVQRLEHMCNGDGTVNNRGRAMGTPRRPAGSLGFPHNRYR; encoded by the coding sequence ATGACCAACCCTTGCAATCCGGTGGCGACCCCGCCGCCGAACATCGACAACCCCTGCGCATATCTGGGGCAACTGCGAGCTGCGCTATACACGTTGATGGCGGGACAGGCGCGGGCTGAAATCCGCTTTGGCGATCAGACGCTGCGATATCACCAGACCAACGTAGCAGAGCTGCGGCTGGAAGTGCAACGTCTGGAGCACATGTGCAACGGGGACGGCACCGTGAACAATCGGGGCCGTGCAATGGGGACGCCACGACGGCCAGCCGGTTCACTTGGCTTCCCGCATAACCGCTATCGCTAA
- a CDS encoding PilZ domain-containing protein: MRSRAPVRNVSKTGAALGVTSPIGIPDKFTLVLEMETVVLSCEVVWRKENTIGVRFISDAPR, encoded by the coding sequence GTGCGATCACGTGCACCTGTGCGAAACGTCTCGAAAACTGGCGCTGCGCTCGGTGTGACAAGCCCAATCGGCATTCCCGACAAATTTACATTGGTACTTGAGATGGAAACGGTGGTACTTTCCTGCGAAGTGGTGTGGCGCAAAGAAAATACTATAGGTGTGCGCTTTATCAGTGATGCGCCACGTTAG
- a CDS encoding tyrosine-type recombinase/integrase, whose amino-acid sequence MPRSLPKYVQAFTDRHNKPRFYFRRAGVKRQPLPGLPYTPTFMLAYGAALEASQLAGVKSGSKVRLSKTEGPKVAPLPGSMSALVAEYKASKYFGRLGPTTIKNYTRLFDKLEAEVGTFPVKKMRRADVERMIDRRVKAGGPEAGNSVRRVLKLLMKVAVQRGYREDNPTLGVEKAEAPLGKKGYRTFSEADVSAFIAKFPLGTRQYLALSLLLCTAQRRSDVVKLSPKNIVGTYDPTDFAGRRLALTQIKTGKQLVIPIADMLREALAVAAVPAGAPAFMRTKDGRAYTPESFSNLFSAWSKRAGITEQASPHTLRKAAARRLAQAGCSVHMIAAMTGHDSLAEVENYTKAAEQEGLADMAMLQLQRPKGLPQPL is encoded by the coding sequence ATGCCGCGCTCGCTGCCAAAGTACGTTCAGGCGTTCACCGACCGACACAATAAGCCTCGCTTCTACTTCCGCCGCGCAGGCGTGAAGCGCCAGCCACTGCCCGGCCTGCCCTACACCCCAACCTTCATGCTCGCGTACGGCGCGGCCTTGGAAGCCTCGCAGCTCGCAGGCGTGAAGTCTGGCAGCAAGGTGCGACTCAGTAAGACGGAAGGCCCCAAGGTCGCGCCGCTGCCGGGATCGATGTCGGCGCTGGTCGCCGAATACAAAGCCTCGAAATACTTCGGCAGACTGGGGCCGACCACCATCAAGAATTACACCCGGCTCTTCGACAAGCTGGAAGCTGAGGTCGGCACCTTCCCGGTCAAGAAGATGCGCCGGGCCGACGTCGAGCGCATGATCGACCGCAGGGTTAAGGCTGGCGGTCCCGAGGCTGGCAACAGCGTGCGCCGCGTCCTGAAGCTGCTCATGAAGGTCGCGGTCCAGCGAGGCTATCGCGAGGACAACCCCACCCTTGGCGTCGAGAAGGCCGAGGCCCCCTTGGGAAAGAAGGGCTACCGGACGTTCAGCGAGGCCGACGTGTCAGCCTTCATCGCCAAGTTCCCCTTGGGCACCCGCCAGTACCTCGCCCTGTCCCTCCTGCTCTGCACGGCGCAACGGCGGTCCGACGTGGTCAAGCTCAGCCCCAAGAACATTGTGGGGACCTATGACCCGACCGACTTCGCGGGGCGGCGGCTGGCGCTGACCCAGATCAAGACAGGGAAGCAGCTGGTCATCCCCATCGCGGATATGTTGCGGGAAGCTCTTGCGGTCGCGGCGGTGCCGGCCGGTGCGCCAGCTTTCATGCGGACAAAGGATGGCAGAGCGTACACCCCCGAATCGTTCTCCAACCTTTTCAGCGCGTGGTCTAAGCGTGCCGGCATAACCGAACAGGCTTCGCCTCATACCCTGCGCAAGGCTGCAGCTCGCCGGCTGGCACAGGCGGGCTGTTCCGTCCACATGATCGCGGCCATGACCGGCCACGACTCCCTTGCCGAGGTCGAGAACTACACCAAGGCAGCCGAGCAAGAAGGGCTGGCTGACATGGCTATGCTGCAGCTACAGCGTCCCAAGGGTTTACCTCAACCTCTGTAA